Proteins co-encoded in one Longimicrobium sp. genomic window:
- a CDS encoding radical SAM protein: MRIGIIDLLGKEPPRNGYSRLMRANNTSIMPQVIGVWCEEEGHEAHIAYLSGPDLLAGGVPEELDLVFINAFSQAALLAYALSAFYRARGVPTVLGGPHARSYPEDARKYFDYVVGFCDRELLREILADAQRHEGLGTYASAKAQPSHLPGLRQRWKFLKPSMDRAKVLKLVPLLGSLGCPYKCSFCIDAVVPYQPLEFDGLKDDLRFFQELKMPRSVAVWHDPNFGIRFDEYLDAIEEVVPPGAVTFVAETSLSLLKEDNLKRLKKNGFKAIAPGIESWFDIGDKSRMKRTTGMEKVRQVAEQANLVNAYVPYTQCNLIFGLDADEGAEPFELTKRFIDLAPGVYPHFALLSAFGRNAVLNMDYQRDGRVIPVPFHFLDLVQCMNVRPKNYSWTQFYDLVIDTFEYSFSARAMARRLWVNKRSYICWEQLFRGISSERSNRLGYHKKMRRWMEEPRVRRFFEGETREVPPELTDQIRAHLGPLWEWLPKEALQHDPNAYLNSGAPHPLPVLV; this comes from the coding sequence GGGGTGTGGTGCGAGGAGGAGGGGCACGAGGCCCACATCGCCTACCTCTCCGGGCCCGACCTGCTTGCCGGCGGCGTGCCCGAGGAGCTGGACCTCGTCTTCATCAACGCCTTCTCGCAGGCCGCGCTCCTGGCGTACGCGCTCTCCGCCTTCTACCGCGCCCGCGGCGTGCCGACGGTCCTCGGCGGACCGCACGCGCGCTCGTATCCCGAAGACGCGCGCAAGTACTTCGACTACGTGGTGGGCTTCTGCGACCGCGAGCTGCTGCGCGAGATCCTGGCCGACGCGCAGCGCCACGAGGGGCTGGGGACGTACGCCTCCGCGAAGGCACAGCCGTCGCACCTGCCGGGTCTGCGCCAGCGCTGGAAGTTCCTCAAGCCGTCGATGGACCGGGCGAAGGTGCTCAAGCTCGTGCCCCTGCTGGGGAGCCTGGGGTGCCCGTACAAGTGCAGCTTCTGCATCGACGCGGTGGTGCCCTACCAGCCGCTGGAGTTCGACGGGCTGAAGGACGACCTGCGCTTCTTCCAGGAACTGAAGATGCCGCGCTCGGTGGCGGTGTGGCACGACCCCAACTTCGGCATCCGCTTCGACGAGTACCTCGACGCCATCGAGGAGGTGGTGCCGCCGGGCGCGGTGACCTTCGTGGCCGAGACGTCGCTGTCGCTGCTCAAGGAGGACAACCTCAAGCGGCTGAAGAAGAACGGCTTCAAGGCCATCGCCCCCGGCATCGAGTCGTGGTTCGACATCGGCGACAAGTCGCGGATGAAGCGCACCACGGGGATGGAGAAGGTGCGGCAGGTGGCCGAGCAGGCCAACCTGGTGAACGCGTACGTCCCCTACACGCAGTGCAACCTGATCTTCGGGCTGGACGCGGACGAGGGGGCGGAGCCGTTCGAGCTGACCAAGCGCTTCATCGACCTGGCCCCCGGCGTGTATCCGCACTTCGCGCTGCTGTCGGCGTTCGGCCGCAACGCGGTGCTGAACATGGACTACCAGCGCGACGGCCGCGTCATCCCCGTGCCCTTCCACTTCCTGGACCTGGTCCAGTGCATGAACGTGCGCCCGAAGAACTACAGCTGGACGCAGTTCTACGACCTGGTGATCGACACCTTCGAGTACTCGTTCTCGGCCAGGGCGATGGCGCGCCGTCTCTGGGTGAACAAGCGCTCGTACATCTGCTGGGAGCAGCTATTCCGCGGCATCTCGTCGGAGCGCAGCAACCGGCTGGGGTACCACAAGAAGATGCGGCGGTGGATGGAGGAGCCGCGCGTGCGCCGTTTCTTCGAAGGCGAGACGCGCGAGGTGCCGCCGGAGCTGACCGACCAGATCCGCGCGCACCTGGGCCCGCTGTGGGAGTGGCTGCCGAAGGAGGCGCTGCAGCACGACCCCAACGCCTATCTCAACTCCGGCGCCCCGCACCCCCTCCCCGTGCTGGTGTG